The proteins below come from a single Chitinophaga pinensis DSM 2588 genomic window:
- a CDS encoding SusC/RagA family TonB-linked outer membrane protein, with the protein MIKQLHRTAVILLLVLLGLQGAQAQDNKVSGVVTARSDAQRIPGVIITVKGKNRGTNTDADGKYSIVANPNDTLHFSFIGYGAVDQVVGTNKVLNVGLESTESKLNEVVVTALGISREKRSLGYAVQELKSKDIADAKETNLVNALAGKIAGVTVTNSQGNMGSSRIIIRGETSIAGNNQPLFVVDGVPVDNSQLGIGTGRDFANAISDLNPDDIESLNVLKGPNAAALYGSRAAAGVLVIKTKTGKSAKGLGVTLNSSATFESLLVLPKFQDVYGQGSGGQFSYVDGKGGGLNDGVDESWGPKMDGRLIPQFFSNGQPAPFVAHPDNVKDFYETGYTLNNGVSVAGNSEKIDYRFSYNNTKQEGILPNTGISRNSFALNSTYRIAPKLTLSTFANYTRAGADNLPGVDGRRGNSVTLQFIWFGRQVDTRLLRNYKAADGTDYNWNHSYYSNPYWIQNENTVGQGRNRFFGNARLSYEITNWLSANLRVGTDSYNDKRKYKVAFYTNGTPFGSYTEDNYVVQETNIEFTLNAKKKINSDFTIDGLVGVNERTNQFEQNYQQAPKLAVRDVYTLNNSRDPLISTSYFSKLRVYSAFASAQLSFRDWAFLNVTARNDRSSTLPSENNSYFYPSVNAAVVLSDALGIKSNVLTSLKVRGGWAQVGKDADPYQLVNTYPFSQPFGAYPLLTVNDKYLKKDLKPEITKASEFGVEASFLNDRIHTDVTYYTSSSYNQILLADVSATTGYLKKLLNAGKINNHGVEVTLGGTPITTPSGFLWNINFNYAKNISKVIELDQEGYLNDYVLGSSGNIQVLASKGKRYGALYGKAYARDAQGRILVNANGTPQIANDKKVLGYYTPKWTGSVNNDFSFKGFTLGFLIDTRQGGSIWSGTNYTGIYTGVLAASLPGRDAEHGGLPYYYAGNNTNGTAVKLADHNAAAPNGETVYHDGIVFDGVTADGKQNEAILPAQRYYKSVYSSSLNESSVYSASFIKLREVRLGYALPQELIKKWGLQAVNLTVTARNLWYIDKKVPNIDPETAFNTGNGQGLETLQIPTTRSLGLNLRVSF; encoded by the coding sequence ATGATCAAACAATTACACAGAACAGCCGTGATACTGTTATTGGTGTTACTGGGTCTGCAAGGGGCTCAGGCGCAGGATAACAAGGTATCCGGTGTGGTAACTGCCCGCTCCGATGCACAACGCATTCCGGGTGTTATCATTACTGTAAAGGGGAAAAACCGTGGGACAAATACAGACGCAGATGGTAAATATTCCATCGTTGCCAATCCGAATGATACACTTCACTTTTCCTTTATAGGCTATGGCGCCGTTGACCAGGTAGTAGGTACCAATAAAGTACTGAACGTAGGGCTGGAAAGCACCGAAAGTAAACTGAATGAAGTTGTGGTAACTGCATTAGGTATTTCCAGAGAAAAACGTTCCCTGGGCTATGCCGTACAGGAACTGAAATCAAAAGATATTGCCGACGCAAAAGAAACCAACCTGGTAAACGCACTGGCAGGTAAGATCGCCGGTGTAACGGTGACCAACAGCCAGGGTAATATGGGTTCTTCCCGTATCATTATCCGTGGTGAGACTTCCATCGCCGGTAACAACCAGCCGCTCTTCGTAGTGGATGGCGTACCGGTAGATAACAGCCAGCTGGGTATCGGTACCGGTCGTGACTTCGCAAACGCGATCTCTGACCTGAATCCGGATGATATCGAGTCACTGAACGTACTGAAAGGTCCTAACGCTGCGGCCCTGTATGGTTCACGTGCGGCGGCAGGTGTACTGGTTATCAAAACCAAAACCGGTAAAAGCGCCAAAGGACTGGGTGTTACCCTGAATTCCAGCGCGACTTTCGAAAGTCTGCTGGTACTGCCTAAATTCCAGGACGTCTACGGACAGGGTTCCGGTGGACAGTTCTCTTATGTAGATGGTAAAGGCGGTGGACTGAACGATGGTGTGGATGAAAGCTGGGGGCCTAAAATGGACGGTCGTCTGATACCACAGTTCTTCTCCAACGGACAGCCTGCACCTTTCGTAGCGCATCCTGACAACGTAAAAGATTTCTATGAAACAGGATATACACTGAATAATGGTGTTTCTGTAGCAGGCAACAGCGAGAAAATCGACTATCGTTTCTCATATAATAATACCAAACAGGAAGGTATCCTGCCTAATACCGGTATTTCCCGTAACTCATTCGCTTTAAACAGTACTTACCGTATTGCCCCTAAGCTGACACTGAGCACTTTCGCTAACTATACAAGAGCAGGTGCTGATAACCTGCCAGGTGTGGATGGCCGTCGTGGTAACAGTGTGACCTTACAGTTCATCTGGTTTGGCCGTCAGGTAGATACCCGTTTGCTGCGTAATTATAAAGCAGCCGATGGTACTGACTACAACTGGAACCACAGCTACTACAGCAACCCATACTGGATCCAGAATGAGAATACCGTTGGTCAGGGACGTAACCGTTTCTTCGGAAATGCACGCCTCTCTTATGAGATCACCAACTGGCTCTCTGCTAACCTCCGCGTAGGTACTGACAGCTATAATGACAAGCGTAAATACAAAGTAGCATTCTATACAAATGGTACTCCATTCGGTTCCTATACTGAAGACAACTACGTGGTACAGGAAACCAACATCGAGTTTACCCTGAATGCGAAAAAGAAAATAAACAGCGACTTCACTATCGACGGACTGGTAGGTGTGAACGAGCGTACCAACCAGTTTGAACAGAACTATCAGCAGGCGCCTAAACTGGCCGTAAGAGATGTGTACACCCTGAACAACTCCAGGGACCCACTGATCTCTACCAGCTATTTTTCAAAACTGAGAGTATATAGTGCCTTCGCATCAGCTCAGCTGAGCTTCAGAGACTGGGCTTTCTTAAACGTAACTGCACGTAACGACCGTTCTTCTACACTGCCTTCAGAAAACAACTCTTATTTCTATCCTTCCGTGAACGCAGCAGTTGTACTGAGCGATGCATTGGGTATTAAGAGCAATGTGTTAACCAGTCTGAAAGTAAGAGGTGGATGGGCTCAGGTAGGTAAAGATGCAGATCCTTACCAGCTGGTGAATACTTATCCTTTCAGTCAGCCGTTCGGTGCTTATCCGCTGCTGACCGTGAATGATAAATACCTGAAAAAAGACCTGAAACCAGAGATCACCAAAGCGAGTGAGTTTGGGGTGGAAGCAAGTTTCCTGAATGATCGTATCCACACGGATGTGACCTATTATACTTCCAGCAGTTACAACCAGATCCTGTTGGCTGACGTAAGTGCGACTACCGGTTACCTGAAAAAACTGCTGAACGCAGGTAAGATCAATAACCATGGTGTGGAAGTGACCTTAGGTGGTACACCGATCACTACGCCTTCCGGTTTCCTCTGGAATATCAACTTCAACTATGCGAAGAACATCAGTAAAGTAATCGAGCTGGATCAGGAAGGATACCTGAACGACTACGTACTGGGTAGCTCTGGCAACATCCAGGTACTGGCCAGCAAAGGCAAACGTTATGGCGCCCTGTATGGTAAAGCATATGCACGCGATGCACAGGGTCGTATCCTGGTGAATGCAAACGGTACACCGCAGATCGCAAACGATAAAAAAGTACTGGGTTACTATACACCGAAATGGACAGGGAGTGTAAACAACGACTTCTCCTTTAAAGGTTTCACACTGGGCTTCCTGATCGATACAAGACAGGGCGGTTCCATCTGGTCAGGTACCAACTACACAGGTATCTATACCGGTGTACTGGCAGCGAGTCTCCCTGGTCGTGATGCAGAACATGGTGGTCTTCCTTACTACTATGCAGGCAACAATACCAACGGTACCGCAGTTAAACTGGCTGACCACAATGCAGCAGCACCAAACGGAGAAACTGTTTACCATGATGGTATCGTTTTCGATGGTGTAACCGCAGACGGTAAACAGAATGAAGCGATCCTGCCTGCACAGCGTTATTATAAATCAGTATATAGTTCTTCCCTGAACGAAAGCAGCGTATACAGCGCATCTTTCATCAAACTGCGTGAAGTGAGACTGGGTTATGCACTGCCACAGGAGCTGATTAAGAAATGGGGATTACAGGCGGTTAACCTGACGGTGACTGCGCGTAACCTCTGGTACATCGACAAGAAGGTACCTAACATCGATCCGGAAACAGCGTTCAACACAGGTAACGGACAGGGTCTTGAAACATTGCAGATCCCAACTACCCGCAGCCTGGGTCTTAACCTGAGGGTATCCTTTTAA
- a CDS encoding SusD/RagB family nutrient-binding outer membrane lipoprotein codes for MKLIKYILGLAGAAVILSSCQKQLEDINKNPNESEQVQPDYLLTNGIKANVDTYWGTDAAMETSLLYVQYWAKIQYTDPDRYIPAATSVQAVWNNFYAQGVADFTKLIELGDTLHNPNYKAVGIIMRSWIFQVLTDFYGDIPYSQAAQIDKYLTPKYDAQKDVYLGLLAELKTASGLITPAANTIAGDILYNGDMNKWKKFANSLRLRIALRISDKEFAAAKAVFDEIGADDNNLIVSNSDNAQLVYQASPNQNPVAKNRETRNDYRISKSIVDKLNQLNDPRLPIYGAVPRDTNKIVGVTNGLATDSAARLGFNKTSDVGAVFTATAAPAVLFNASELLFIKAEAAQIGLLSGNAATLYAQAVTTSLKQYGVSDLNVTTYLAQPAVLYDAANYRKSIGEQKWLALFGDGLEGFAEWRRLDYPKLPAAYTGALGGKIPARMTYPSSEQALNGTNYKDAIGRQGADALTTRLWFDKE; via the coding sequence ATGAAACTAATTAAATATATATTGGGTCTGGCTGGCGCCGCAGTGATACTGAGCAGTTGCCAGAAACAGCTGGAGGACATCAACAAGAATCCGAATGAATCAGAACAGGTGCAGCCGGATTATCTGCTGACCAACGGTATCAAAGCGAACGTGGATACTTACTGGGGTACTGATGCGGCGATGGAAACGAGCCTGCTGTATGTACAATACTGGGCAAAGATCCAGTATACTGATCCTGACAGGTATATTCCTGCTGCGACCAGTGTCCAGGCGGTATGGAATAACTTTTATGCACAGGGCGTGGCGGATTTCACCAAACTTATAGAGCTGGGTGATACGCTGCACAACCCTAACTATAAAGCAGTGGGTATCATCATGCGTTCATGGATATTCCAGGTGCTGACCGATTTTTACGGTGATATTCCTTATTCTCAGGCTGCACAGATCGATAAATACCTGACGCCAAAATATGATGCGCAGAAAGATGTTTATCTCGGTCTGCTGGCAGAATTGAAAACTGCTTCAGGATTAATCACACCAGCTGCAAATACCATCGCCGGAGATATCCTTTACAATGGCGACATGAATAAATGGAAGAAGTTTGCGAATTCCCTGCGACTGCGTATTGCACTGCGTATTTCTGATAAGGAGTTTGCTGCGGCAAAAGCTGTATTCGACGAAATCGGTGCGGATGATAACAACCTGATCGTAAGCAATAGCGATAACGCGCAACTGGTATACCAGGCTTCTCCGAATCAGAACCCGGTAGCAAAGAACAGGGAGACACGTAACGATTACAGGATCAGCAAGAGTATTGTTGATAAACTGAATCAGCTGAATGACCCTCGTTTACCGATTTATGGTGCGGTACCAAGAGATACCAACAAGATTGTAGGTGTGACAAATGGTCTGGCTACTGATTCTGCTGCACGTCTTGGCTTCAATAAAACTTCTGACGTAGGCGCTGTATTTACCGCGACTGCTGCACCAGCGGTATTATTCAATGCATCAGAATTATTGTTCATTAAAGCAGAAGCAGCGCAGATCGGTTTATTATCCGGTAATGCAGCTACCCTGTATGCACAGGCAGTAACAACTTCTCTGAAACAATATGGTGTAAGCGATCTGAATGTGACTACTTATCTGGCGCAACCAGCAGTATTGTATGATGCGGCTAATTACAGGAAGTCAATAGGAGAGCAGAAGTGGCTGGCGCTGTTTGGCGACGGACTGGAAGGTTTTGCGGAGTGGCGCAGACTGGATTATCCCAAGTTACCGGCTGCTTACACCGGTGCATTGGGTGGTAAGATCCCTGCAAGAATGACTTATCCTTCTTCAGAGCAGGCGTTGAACGGGACGAATTACAAAGACGCTATTGGCAGACAGGGCGCAGATGCCTTGACTACCCGTTTATGGTTTGACAAAGAATAA
- a CDS encoding SDR family oxidoreductase codes for MELSLKGKTAVICGSTQGIGLATAGELAALGAECILLARNKESLKTAVAGLATDHLQEHSYVVADFRDTQQVEQAIKSITEKQTVHILVNNTGGPKAGPVMEADIHEFTDAFQQHLIINHILVQAVIAGMTAAGYGRIINIVSTSVKAPLKNLGVSNTIRGGVASWAKTMAGELAPYGITVNNVLPGMTNTARLQSMLEYNASKRNTTLNNIEEEYLKEIPMKRFGDPKEIAAAVAFLATPAAAYITGTNICVDGGRTPVL; via the coding sequence ATGGAACTATCGTTAAAGGGGAAAACCGCCGTTATCTGTGGAAGCACTCAGGGAATAGGATTGGCTACAGCCGGTGAACTGGCTGCATTAGGCGCAGAATGCATCCTCCTGGCAAGGAATAAAGAAAGTCTCAAGACCGCGGTCGCAGGACTTGCCACGGATCATTTGCAGGAGCATAGCTATGTGGTGGCTGACTTCCGTGACACCCAACAGGTGGAGCAGGCTATAAAAAGTATTACCGAAAAGCAAACGGTACATATACTTGTTAACAATACCGGGGGGCCTAAAGCGGGCCCGGTAATGGAAGCCGATATCCACGAATTCACGGATGCCTTTCAGCAACACCTCATCATCAATCATATACTTGTACAGGCAGTCATAGCCGGCATGACAGCTGCCGGCTATGGCCGCATTATCAATATTGTTTCAACATCTGTGAAGGCGCCGCTGAAGAATCTCGGCGTATCCAACACGATCCGTGGGGGCGTCGCTTCCTGGGCCAAAACCATGGCCGGAGAATTAGCCCCTTATGGAATCACGGTGAACAACGTATTGCCGGGCATGACCAACACCGCACGCCTGCAGTCCATGCTGGAGTATAACGCCAGCAAGCGTAATACGACGCTTAACAATATAGAGGAAGAGTATCTGAAAGAGATCCCCATGAAACGTTTTGGCGACCCTAAAGAAATTGCTGCTGCGGTAGCTTTCCTGGCCACTCCGGCCGCTGCCTATATCACAGGTACCAATATCTGTGTCGATGGAGGCAGAACACCTGTACTCTAA
- a CDS encoding acyltransferase family protein, with product MTNTTPQRFLPLDVFRGLTVCFMIIVNTPGWDTSYYILNHAQWNGCTPTDMVFPSFLFAVGNAMSFSMRKFQQLENTAVLSKIFRRTLLIFLLGFLMYWLPFVRHTESGLEFIPLSDTRILGVLQRIALCYCFASLLIHYLPKKAVWAVSAVLLLGYWAVMYAFGDPADRYSLTGNAALHFDKLIMGDSHLYHGEGIAFDPEGLLSTLPAIVNVIAGYYTGLFIQQEGKTGKGLRKLLQMGALLILVALVWSMAFPINKKLWTSSYVLYTVGIDLLILSLLIFVIDFKKQEGWTSFFTVFGKNPLFLYLLSEVVVIFLFFFQAGGMSVYRWINTNIFQPIVPGKPGSLLFALVYMLFCWSVGKILDKKRIYVRV from the coding sequence ATGACTAACACAACACCACAGCGCTTCCTGCCACTGGACGTATTCAGGGGACTGACCGTATGCTTTATGATCATCGTGAATACGCCGGGCTGGGACACCTCCTATTACATACTCAATCACGCACAGTGGAACGGGTGTACGCCGACAGACATGGTTTTCCCTTCCTTCCTCTTTGCGGTAGGTAATGCCATGAGCTTTAGTATGCGCAAATTCCAGCAGCTGGAAAACACGGCCGTTCTTTCAAAGATCTTCCGTCGTACCCTGCTGATATTCCTCCTGGGTTTCCTGATGTACTGGCTGCCTTTTGTAAGACATACCGAGTCAGGACTGGAATTCATCCCACTTTCTGATACACGTATTTTAGGGGTATTACAGCGTATTGCGCTCTGTTATTGTTTTGCCTCCCTCCTGATCCATTATCTGCCTAAAAAAGCGGTGTGGGCGGTAAGCGCTGTTCTGTTACTGGGATATTGGGCCGTTATGTACGCATTTGGCGATCCGGCAGATCGATATAGCCTGACTGGTAATGCCGCCCTCCATTTTGATAAACTGATCATGGGAGATAGTCATCTGTATCATGGAGAAGGGATCGCCTTCGATCCTGAAGGATTATTAAGTACACTGCCGGCTATCGTCAATGTGATCGCTGGTTACTATACCGGTTTATTCATCCAGCAGGAAGGAAAGACGGGCAAAGGCCTGCGTAAATTACTGCAGATGGGCGCCTTGCTGATACTCGTAGCGCTGGTATGGAGTATGGCCTTCCCGATCAACAAGAAACTCTGGACCAGCTCTTATGTACTATACACCGTAGGTATCGATTTACTGATACTCTCACTGCTGATCTTTGTGATCGACTTTAAAAAACAGGAAGGATGGACAAGTTTCTTTACTGTTTTCGGTAAAAATCCGCTGTTCCTTTACCTCCTCTCAGAAGTAGTGGTGATATTCCTCTTCTTCTTCCAGGCAGGTGGTATGAGCGTATACAGATGGATCAATACAAATATCTTCCAGCCGATAGTACCGGGTAAACCGGGATCCCTGCTATTTGCGTTAGTATATATGTTATTCTGTTGGAGTGTCGGCAAGATACTTGATAAAAAGCGTATATACGTACGTGTTTAG
- a CDS encoding LacI family DNA-binding transcriptional regulator, with product MNNKVTIADIARELNLTGATVSRALNNRKGTSEETRKLVQAAAEKMNYRRDRIAWSLRSGRTNIIGVIIPSAEINFFGSVVHGIESLANQHGYNVLIYQSNEQPEYEKKAIETFLSTRVDGILASIAKETMEFSHYLEITERGVPLVFFDRANDSLNIPSVVVDDFKGAYYATEHLLKQGYTRVAHIAGQQHLKIFKDRLEGYKAALSAYKVAFDDSLVYFGDVSINAGRQAITHLLALPAPPDAVFAVEDFTALGAVKELKDRQVDIPADFGVIGFANESFDEHITPSLSSIDQQTVEMGKEAFRLLMELIEGTGSVSTQARTKIVLEPVPRFRQSSQK from the coding sequence TTGAATAACAAAGTCACCATAGCAGACATTGCCCGAGAACTGAATTTAACAGGTGCAACTGTTTCCAGAGCCTTAAATAACCGCAAAGGTACCAGTGAAGAGACACGTAAGCTGGTGCAGGCCGCTGCGGAGAAAATGAACTACAGGCGGGACAGAATAGCCTGGTCGCTCCGTTCAGGCCGCACCAACATTATCGGCGTAATTATCCCCAGTGCGGAGATTAACTTCTTCGGATCTGTTGTCCACGGTATTGAAAGTCTGGCCAACCAGCATGGCTATAATGTGCTGATATACCAGTCGAATGAACAACCGGAATACGAAAAGAAGGCGATTGAAACCTTCCTGAGTACCCGTGTGGATGGTATCCTGGCGTCTATTGCCAAGGAGACCATGGAGTTCAGTCATTACCTGGAAATCACGGAACGCGGCGTACCACTGGTCTTTTTTGACCGTGCGAATGACAGCCTGAATATTCCTTCCGTAGTGGTGGACGACTTTAAGGGGGCTTACTATGCTACTGAGCATCTGTTAAAACAGGGTTATACCCGCGTTGCACATATTGCAGGGCAGCAGCACCTGAAGATCTTCAAGGACCGTCTGGAAGGGTATAAGGCTGCGTTGAGTGCTTACAAGGTCGCTTTTGACGACTCCCTGGTATATTTTGGAGACGTCTCCATTAATGCCGGTCGCCAGGCCATTACGCACCTGCTGGCATTGCCAGCTCCGCCTGATGCGGTATTTGCCGTAGAGGATTTTACCGCCCTCGGCGCTGTCAAAGAACTGAAAGACAGACAGGTAGATATTCCTGCTGATTTTGGGGTGATCGGATTTGCCAACGAATCCTTTGACGAGCACATTACGCCAAGCCTTTCCAGCATAGACCAGCAAACGGTTGAAATGGGAAAGGAGGCATTCCGCCTGCTCATGGAACTCATTGAGGGAACCGGATCTGTCAGTACACAGGCACGTACCAAAATTGTACTTGAGCCGGTACCCCGTTTCCGGCAATCGTCACAGAAGTAA
- a CDS encoding glycoside hydrolase family 2 TIM barrel-domain containing protein, with translation MKVFLTVLLAATMANVAFAQEQSREIWSKKKAAKWYKQHAWQRGSNFIPSYAINQLEMWQAETFDTAVINRELGYAAGIGMNSMRVFLHHAAWEQDPAGFKQRIGTYLDISDRNGISTTFVLFDDCWNNTYATGKQPAPKTGIHNSGWLQDPGVRREVSPALTDTLERYVKDVLTSFGNDKRILLWDLYNEPGNSNYGDKSMDLLKQVFVWARQVPVTQPVSAGVWNKSLTDLNVFQLNNSDVITYHNYADEKEHQQTIDSLRKFGRPLICTEYMARTRGSLFQNIMPLLKKEKVAAYNWGLVSGKTNTIYAWDTPMKDGGEPAVWFHDIFRQDGKPYSTEEVTVIKSLTGAQ, from the coding sequence ATGAAAGTATTTCTGACTGTACTGCTCGCAGCAACAATGGCCAATGTTGCTTTTGCGCAGGAACAATCCAGAGAAATCTGGTCTAAAAAGAAAGCTGCTAAATGGTATAAGCAACATGCCTGGCAGCGGGGAAGCAACTTTATTCCCAGCTATGCTATCAATCAGCTGGAAATGTGGCAGGCAGAGACCTTTGATACTGCCGTAATTAACAGGGAACTGGGGTATGCAGCAGGTATCGGAATGAATTCCATGCGTGTATTCCTGCACCATGCGGCCTGGGAACAGGATCCGGCAGGATTTAAACAACGTATTGGTACTTACCTGGACATCTCAGACAGAAACGGCATCTCCACCACCTTCGTACTGTTTGATGACTGCTGGAATAATACTTATGCTACAGGCAAACAACCGGCGCCTAAAACCGGTATACATAACTCAGGCTGGTTACAGGATCCGGGTGTACGCCGGGAAGTTTCTCCTGCACTGACTGATACCCTGGAACGCTATGTAAAAGATGTACTTACCAGCTTCGGGAATGATAAACGCATCCTGCTGTGGGATCTTTATAACGAGCCGGGTAACTCTAATTATGGCGATAAAAGCATGGATCTGCTGAAGCAGGTGTTCGTCTGGGCAAGACAGGTGCCTGTTACCCAGCCGGTATCGGCAGGCGTATGGAATAAAAGCCTGACAGACCTGAACGTGTTCCAGCTGAACAATTCGGACGTGATCACTTATCATAATTATGCGGATGAAAAAGAACACCAGCAGACGATTGACAGTCTCCGGAAGTTTGGCCGTCCGCTGATATGTACAGAATACATGGCCCGCACAAGGGGCAGCCTTTTCCAGAATATCATGCCGTTACTGAAGAAAGAAAAAGTAGCTGCATATAACTGGGGGCTGGTATCCGGAAAGACCAATACGATCTATGCCTGGGATACGCCGATGAAAGATGGCGGCGAACCCGCGGTATGGTTTCATGACATTTTCCGCCAGGATGGTAAGCCTTATAGCACGGAAGAAGTTACAGTTATTAAATCTTTGACTGGAGCGCAGTAA
- the galK gene encoding galactokinase has protein sequence MEQAKLNAFSQQHFDQEPIMVRAAGRINLIGEHTDYNNGFVLPAAIDKAIYLAIVKRNDNKIVLHALDVNDRYEGTLDNLVRSPKQWPDYLLGVVQQLQQAGHILGGFECAFCGNVPLGAGLSSSAAVECATIYALNELFGLGIGRKDMTLLAQAAENHFVGVRCGIMDQFASMFGKKQQLIKLDCASLDYEYIPFNFDDVSLVLLDTQVKHSLASSEYNTRREECEAGVALIKKHHPHVNSLRDANMDMLDAYVKGHNATVYDRCRYVVEEIQRLQDACADLQRNDLEAFGKKVFATHEGLDKLYNVSCPELNWLAEFAAGQQGVLGARMMGGGFGGCTINIVRKSAVPALLEKAAAGYEQAFKTPLKAYVTSIEDGCRTVNNLVNN, from the coding sequence GTGGAGCAAGCAAAATTAAATGCCTTTTCTCAACAGCACTTCGACCAGGAACCTATTATGGTGAGGGCGGCAGGACGTATTAACCTGATCGGAGAGCATACCGACTATAATAACGGGTTTGTATTGCCCGCTGCTATAGATAAAGCTATCTACCTGGCTATTGTAAAACGCAATGACAATAAGATCGTACTCCATGCGCTTGATGTAAACGATCGTTATGAAGGCACACTGGACAACCTGGTTCGCTCCCCGAAACAGTGGCCTGATTACCTGTTAGGCGTTGTACAGCAGTTACAACAGGCAGGTCATATACTTGGTGGTTTCGAATGTGCTTTTTGCGGTAATGTTCCCCTGGGCGCCGGCCTTTCATCCTCCGCAGCAGTAGAATGCGCTACCATATATGCATTAAATGAGCTTTTCGGGCTGGGAATCGGCCGTAAGGATATGACCTTGCTGGCACAGGCTGCAGAGAATCACTTTGTTGGGGTTCGTTGTGGTATCATGGACCAGTTTGCGAGCATGTTCGGTAAAAAACAACAGCTGATCAAGCTGGATTGCGCTTCACTGGATTACGAATATATTCCTTTCAACTTTGACGATGTCAGCCTGGTATTACTGGATACCCAGGTGAAACACTCCCTGGCTTCTTCTGAATACAATACCCGTCGTGAAGAATGTGAAGCAGGCGTGGCGCTGATCAAAAAGCACCATCCGCATGTGAACAGTCTGCGCGATGCGAACATGGATATGCTGGATGCTTATGTAAAAGGACACAATGCAACTGTATACGATCGCTGCCGCTACGTAGTGGAAGAGATCCAGCGTTTGCAGGATGCCTGTGCTGACCTGCAGCGCAATGACCTGGAAGCATTTGGTAAAAAAGTATTTGCTACACACGAAGGACTGGATAAGCTGTATAATGTCAGCTGTCCGGAACTGAACTGGCTGGCTGAATTTGCTGCCGGTCAGCAGGGTGTACTCGGCGCCCGTATGATGGGTGGCGGTTTTGGTGGTTGTACTATCAATATCGTGAGAAAATCTGCCGTACCAGCATTACTGGAAAAAGCAGCAGCCGGTTACGAACAGGCTTTCAAAACACCATTGAAAGCATATGTAACCAGCATCGAAGATGGCTGCCGTACTGTGAATAATCTTGTCAATAACTAA